From the genome of Physeter macrocephalus isolate SW-GA unplaced genomic scaffold, ASM283717v5 random_2262, whole genome shotgun sequence:
TCACGCTGCAGTGTGCCAACATCAGCATCCTGGAGCCCAACCTCTGCCATCAGGCATATCCAGGCCACATCTCCGACCACATGCTCTGTGCCGGCCTTTGGGAGAGCGACCGGGGCTCCTGCCAGGTGAGACCTCCtctgggaaggagagggatgggTATCCTGCGGGGATTCCAGGGtcctgggggagaagggagttGGGGCCCCAGACTTCCTGGAGCAGAGCAAGGAAGGAGCTGGGAAACCTGGGTCCTGGGAGGGGGTGCGACCAGGCCCAGGATTCCTGGCTCTAaaggaggaggggcctgggggttGGACTCTATGTCCTGGGGAAAGAGGGGCCCACAATGCCAGGTCCTAGGGGGAGGTGGGGGCTATGAGCTTTCACTCCTGGGTCTGCGGGAGGAGGGACTGGAGACCTGGACGCCTGGGTATTGTAGGAAGAGGAAAGTGGGAGTTTCCTGAGAGGGAGAAAGTGCCTTGTGTCATGTCCTGAGTAGGCTGGCCTAACAGTTTCTCTGCTCTTCTTCCGCGCACAGGGTGACCCTGGGGGCCCCCTGGTTTGCAATGGGGCCCTGGCGGGTGTGGTGTCTGGGGGCTCGGAGCCCTGCTCCAGACCCCAGGGCCCTGGTGTCTATACCAGTGTGTGCCACTACCTGGACTGGATTCGAAAAACCATGGAGGACAACTGAGACCTCGCGCCTTGGACGACCAGGAAAGGAGGGTGGGCACAGGGTAGGAGGGTTGGCCAGACTCCAGTCTCAAAGGTCTCCGCCGTTCTCCTCGGCTGGCCTGGAGACACCTTCTGGATATTCAAGTTCCCAGCTTCTGGATATCAGACCCGGCCCCGAGAACTCTTTGAATCCTGGTGGGGCCCCGACCGGGAGAAGTTGGGAGAGATTCTCTGTCCCCTCCGATCCAAGGGATGATTTTACATTAAACGCGCCTTCCTACTGCCTGTTTTGTGAGCTAAAGGATGGGGACCGGGTGCGCGGTGGAGGGCGGAGAGGGAACCACCACCGCGTTGCAATTCCCCATAAGCCCCGAGTAGGTCCTGCCTACGTCTGTCTCCATCAGCCCGATTGCAGCCAGGCTCCTGGGTTCTGCTTGGGCTGGTCCCCTCGCTCCCAGGGGAAGGGGAAACCAGGTCCCAGCGCCTCCCCAACCTGCCTTTCCCGCATCTGGACCTCTCAGGGGGCAGCCAGTGGGCCGGGCCAATCAGCCCTCAGAAGTCGGGACCCAGAAGGCTGGCTTGTCTTCCATTCCAGGTTACtggcagccccctcctcccacaaAAACCCAGGCTCCAAATCACTCCTTCCCAAAAGacttaagaatccagctgccagcTCCTTCTCCCTCAGACCACAGATCCAGgcctccatccccctcctccttctgacCCAGCAGTCCCgggccccggccccctcccccctcagagccaggagtccaggcccccagTGCCATCCTCCCTCAGCTCCAGGAGTCAGGGGCCCTCACCCCCTCTTCGCTCGGACCAGGATGTCTGGGTCCCCAGCCATTTCTGGTTCAGACCCAGGAGTCACAGCACTAAACTCCTTCACTCCCAGACCTCAAGAGTTAGAGatgccatagtggctgtatcaaggtgcaagtatggacaccaagcggggaagcGGAGAGGGGGttggatgaattggaagattgggattgacatatatatgctcatatgtataaaatagataagcactGAGAACCcgccgtgtagcacagggaactctacttcacttcgctgtacagtagaaattaacacaacattgtaaaacaactctaccccaattaaaaagaaaagttagagaTTCCAAGCCCTCCTCCCTCAAGACTCTCCGCTCAGCCCCTGAGCCTCTCCTCACTCATAAGCAGGGCTCCAGCTCCCCGCTCCCCCGCCGGCCCCCAGGTGGGAGGAGACGGAGCAGGAAGCCGGTGGTCCCAGTTAAAAGGCTCCAGCATCTTGTACGAGGCAGGCAGAGCTGAAGTCCGGGGTGCTCTTCCTCTGGATCCGAATCAGTAGGTAAGCCCGCCCCCTGAATTCTGCAAGGTGAGAGGCCAAAGTTCTCAGACACGGGCATCAGGCCCCTgagccccctcctccagggcccaGGACCTCAACCTCAGATCCCTTCGTGCTTTGCGACCCAGGAATCCGCAGCCCAGCCCCGGCTCTCCACGACTTAGGAGTCCCAGTTCGCAGTTCCCTTTCCCTTCAGACCCGGGCGTCTGGGGATCCCAACTCCCTCCTTCCTTGGATGTAGGACTCCAGCCCCTGAGCTCCCAGCTCCTCAGATTCCGGAATCTGGGGCCCCAGCCCGTTCTTCTGCAGACCCAGGAATCGGgggccccagccccttcctccagcgggacccagaagaactgcccCAGAAGCTCTGCTTCCTCGCCAGTCCCAAGATCCCTAGGAGTTTGGTCTCCTCCCTCCTCCGCTCAGCCCTGTCCTCTCTGTCTCCCAGACCCCACCACGGGACAGCCCACACCTGCTGCAGAGTCTGGATCTGGATGTTCCCGCTCTTGCTGCTGGAATCCCGGGCaggtgggggccgggggaggggcccGGAAGTCATCGGTGGAGCCCCTGAGCCTGTGGGAATACCACGGTGGTGGCTGAGAGGGTGCATGTGGTGGTGGCACGTGGGGAGACGGGAAGCACGCGATTACGTGTGGGCGCTTCCGTGGGACGGCTGGAGGCACGGTGCACGTGGCGGCAGGTAGGATCTGCTGCTATGGCCTGAGGGCGCTAAGCCAGCAGGGCGGCCTGCTCAGGGGCACAGATAGACACAGGAGGATACGGCATGTGGACACATGCTCCGgtgtgtgactctgtgtgtgATGGCTCATGGCTTCCGTGAGTGTACATGTGTATCTGTGTAGCAGCGTGTGCAAGCTGGGAGGCGAACAGCAGAGGGCGGGGGGGTGTGTGTATCCGTTTGAAACCACAGTGGTTTTCCGGGTCCCTGCACTGACCCAGAGGATGGTGATCCAaccctctccctcctgctgcaggacACTTGAGAGCACAGGAGACCAGGGTGCTGGAGGGCCAGGAGTGCAGGCCCCATCAGCAGCCTTGGCAGACGGCCTTGTTCCAGGGTGTCTCTCCCCCTGCCCCGCTCAAACTTCTGTCGCCCATCCACACCTCTTAACATCTCTCgtcttccctcctgcctcctgcccgcTGCTGTTCTCTGCCCGCACTGAAGCCACGATGCAGAAGGTGGTGGCAAAGTTTTGTTCACGAGCAACGAGGAAGCCGCTGGTCACTCGTCTCTGAGAGGAGCTCTCAGTCACCCAGCCTGGCTTCCTCCACCACTCCCTGCCGTGTGACCCTGGGCGAGCCAAgcatcttctctgggcctcagtttcctcacctggaaaatgggaacaataaagTGTGTACCTCATAAACGTGATATGAAGAGACTATAACGTGTGTGCAGATGGTTATGGTAATTGTCATGCAAAGTACTAACACAGTGGGTAGTGAGTTCTGATTAAATGGCAACAGGTCCTGGTGGGaatgtgtgtgattttgtgtCCTGGGGAGAAAAGCACAGGGGTACCCTACAATCCCAACCCCCCCAtgccatccccatccccatccctcaGGGCTGATGGGAGAATTACCTTCCTCGCCTTCCTGTCAAGTTCCACGAAGCACCTCTTAACCACTTCGCTCTTCCCTCCCAGTGTTCCCCATGTCCGGGTCTACCCAACACCTGTTCCTCCTGTCCCAGGGGGACCTGGGCTGTCTCTGAGTCAGCTGGTACCTTCTGTACCCCAGTTCCTGGGGCCACTGGAGCTCAAGGGACCTCACCCTGCATCCACCTCAGCCTCAGTGAGACCATCTCCATCTCAGTGAGACCAGAGGACCTCACCCCACTTCAGCTGCTAAGTTTATGCAAAGAAGCCCTCTGAAATCTGGGGgaaagtttttggtttctttgttagATGCATCCCCATCCCGTCATCTACTACCGGCTCCAATTTCAGCTCTGCCACATCTCCATTCTCATTCCCTGATCCAACACCCAGACACCCTAAGTCCaactccatccccacccccatcccaaatGGGCTTTGAAATTTTGTCCTGAACATTGGGAGGAGGGCTTCTTGTCCTctccctgacactgtccctgtgTAAAT
Proteins encoded in this window:
- the LOC112067186 gene encoding kallikrein-9-like gives rise to the protein LQCANISILEPNLCHQAYPGHISDHMLCAGLWESDRGSCQGDPGGPLVCNGALAGVVSGGSEPCSRPQGPGVYTSVCHYLDWIRKTMEDN